The Serratia rhizosphaerae genome has a segment encoding these proteins:
- the uraD gene encoding 2-oxo-4-hydroxy-4-carboxy-5-ureidoimidazoline decarboxylase, whose protein sequence is MNVLERFNRLPLDEAIALLSPCVAIPDWASALVQARPYADRAALLARAGELMQHWGDAELQQAMSAHPRIGERPTGSQAHAALSRQEQASVDRHDAELAEALRTANTQYEARFGRVFLIRAKGRSGAEILQALRLRLHNNEAQERQASLAQLREITLLRLEGVIGA, encoded by the coding sequence ATGAACGTGCTCGAACGCTTTAACCGTTTACCGCTTGATGAGGCCATTGCGCTGCTCAGCCCCTGCGTGGCGATCCCGGACTGGGCGTCGGCGCTGGTGCAGGCGCGCCCCTATGCCGATCGCGCCGCGCTGCTGGCGCGGGCGGGGGAACTGATGCAACACTGGGGCGACGCCGAGCTGCAGCAGGCGATGAGCGCCCATCCGCGCATCGGCGAGCGGCCGACGGGCAGTCAGGCGCACGCCGCCCTGTCGCGGCAGGAGCAGGCGTCGGTGGATCGCCATGATGCAGAGCTTGCCGAGGCGCTGCGCACGGCCAATACCCAGTATGAGGCGCGCTTTGGTCGGGTCTTCCTGATCCGCGCCAAAGGACGCAGCGGCGCGGAGATTCTGCAGGCGTTGCGCCTGCGTCTGCACAATAACGAGGCGCAGGAGCGGCAGGCATCGCTGGCGCAGCTGCGTGAAATTACCTTACTCAGACTGGAAGGAGTGATCGGCGCATGA